The segment TCGCACGGGTGTCGCTCGGCTCGCACGCGGCGAAGATTGTCCGCAACTCGCCGGTACCGGTGGTGCTCGTGCCGCGACGGGCCAGCGAGGCCTACGCGGCACAAGTCGAACCCTTGACGGGGCCCCGGCTGTAGGCTGTCTCGGCTGGACCGGGATTAGGGCGAGTGCGCTCGAGCGGGGTGTTGGTGATTTCGTCCGAGAAGGTGATTTCGCCCGAGAATATGGAGAGAAATATTGAGCACGATGAGTGACGAACACGCCGGCACAACGGTCGATGACGCGCGGCCCAATCCGGAGGGCACCCGTCTCGGCGAGCTGTGGTCGATCCTGCCGGAGGAATCAAGCGTCGGCCCGGACGGTGTGCTCCAGATCGGCGGGGCTCCGGTGACCGAGCTGGCGCAACGCTTCGGCACCCCGCTCTACGTCTATGACGAGACGGGGCTGCGCCGCCAGATCCGTCGCTTCGTAGACGGCCTGCGTGAACGCTGGCCGAACTCCGAGGTGCTGTTCGCATCGAAGTCGTTCCCCGCGGTCGGCATGTACCGCCTGGCTCAGGAGGAAGGGCTGTCCGTCGACATCGCCGGTGGCGGTGAGCTGCGGCTGGCGCTTGCCGCCGGCGTGGATCCGGCCAGGCTGCACTTCCACGGAAATGCCAAGTCGGACGCGGAGCTGTCGATGGCGCTTGCGGCCGGAGTCGACACGATCATCGTCGACAACGAGGACGAGCTGGATCGGCTCGAGCGCTTGCTTGAGCGTCCGCAGAAGCTCCTGCTGCGGGTAATCCCGGGCGTCGAGGCGAAGACTCATGCCTCGCAGGCAACCGGCGGCCTCGACTCCAAGTTCGGCCTGCCGATGGACCAGGCCCGGCGGGCGATCGAGCGAATGCGAGCGCACCCGCTGATGGAGTTCGAGGGCGTCCACCTGCACATCGGCTCGCAGATTCTGGACACGGCGCAGTTCGCCGAGGCGGTTGCAAAGATCTCATCGGCCGGCAGCTTCTCCAGCTATGACGTGGGCGGCGGCCTCGGCGTGAAGTACACCTACGACGAGGTGGCGCCGGGCGTGGATGAGTACCTGGACGCAATCGTCACCGCCGCCAAGGCACACCTGCCCGAGGGTGCGCGGCTGCTGATCGAACCGGGTCGGTCGATCGTGGCCCGAGCGGGCGTGACTCTCTACGAGGTGACGACGGTGAAGCGGACCGGGCGGGTATTCGTGGCCGTCAACGGCGGGCTGGCCGACCAGCTGGACGCGGCTCTGACCGGTCAGCGCTTCGAAGCCGTGCTCGGCAATCGCGTGCTCGATCCGTGGACGGAGACCGCCCAGCTGGTGGGGCGGCAGTGCGAGTCCGGCGACCTGCTCGTGGATCAGGCGCCGCTTCCCGCCGCCCGGGTGGGCGATCTAGCGGTGCTGGCGACCACGGGAGCATACGGGTACACGCTCGCGAACAACTACAACGGCGCGTTGAAGCCGGCAATCGTCTTCGTCCGCAATGGCGAGGCGCGACTGGTCGTCCGGCGGGAAACCTACGACGACCTGCTTTCGACGCACGCCCCGGCGATCGAGGGGTAGGCCCGCGGCCAACGGCCGTCGGCACGGATCGTCTCGCGAAGGTCGAGGCGTACGACGATCCTGTTGAAAGAGTTCGCCGCGCAGGCGATCTTTTTGCCTCGGAGGATGTGCACCGGCTTGAACTCGCGGTCCGCGAATGGGCTCGCCATGACCCGTCGGTCGCGTCGCGCCTGCGGCGGATCGACAAGGTTGGCCACGGTACGGCCGGCGCGCTGGATGACGAGCGGGGGAGCGGACCCTACAATCTGCGTAGTCGGCGCCTCAGCAGGAACAGGAGTCCGGCCACAACTCCCATCGCTGTTGCGAAGGCGCTGAACAGATTTCCTGATGTTGTCAGCGACACGATTGCCGCTCCCGCGATCGTCGCGCTAAGCAGCGCATCAGTTTGCCAAGCGAGAATTACCAACCCGGAGAGGTCTCCTGCGGAGCTGGGAATGGGAGTCATCAGGATTGGTGGAAGCGGGCCTTTGGCGCTGTCATAAGCGCGAAGTATCACCAGCACAACCGCTACCGCCAACACAGCACTAGGGTGGCCGGGCGGCACGTTCAACAGGAACAGGGCAGCGGCGCCGGCGATCACCGCGACCAGCGCGAAAGTTGCGGGAAGAACTGCATGCAGTGAATACAGCAGCGAAGTGCCGTACCCGTAGAGAGCCGGTTTTCCGGTTGCTTCGGCTGCATGTCGGAACCCGTCGCTGAAGACACCAAGAGCGAGATAGCCAGCTGCGGAACCGATCCCGGCCAGCAACCACGAGGGGATGCCGGCCACAGCCGAGCCAAGGTGGCAGACCGAGCAGGCGACGATCAGGACCAATGTTCCGATGACGAATCTGCCGGGTGTGCGTAGCGTGCCGATAAGGTCTCGGAGCAGAAACCTGGTCAACACGTTGCTGCCCGTCACGGCGGTCCAGCTACGTCCGAGCGCTGGTCTCGCCCGGAAACCGCCGAGGGCGGCGGCGAAATCGCCGCTCA is part of the Saxibacter everestensis genome and harbors:
- the lysA gene encoding diaminopimelate decarboxylase, which produces MSDEHAGTTVDDARPNPEGTRLGELWSILPEESSVGPDGVLQIGGAPVTELAQRFGTPLYVYDETGLRRQIRRFVDGLRERWPNSEVLFASKSFPAVGMYRLAQEEGLSVDIAGGGELRLALAAGVDPARLHFHGNAKSDAELSMALAAGVDTIIVDNEDELDRLERLLERPQKLLLRVIPGVEAKTHASQATGGLDSKFGLPMDQARRAIERMRAHPLMEFEGVHLHIGSQILDTAQFAEAVAKISSAGSFSSYDVGGGLGVKYTYDEVAPGVDEYLDAIVTAAKAHLPEGARLLIEPGRSIVARAGVTLYEVTTVKRTGRVFVAVNGGLADQLDAALTGQRFEAVLGNRVLDPWTETAQLVGRQCESGDLLVDQAPLPAARVGDLAVLATTGAYGYTLANNYNGALKPAIVFVRNGEARLVVRRETYDDLLSTHAPAIEG